The Paenibacillus dendritiformis region CGCCATGTTCTCGTCGAGTGTGCGATCGTCGTTGTAGACCCGCTGCATGACGAAGCCCTGTGCGGGATTCACCTCGTGGTAGTAGGTCTCCTCCAAATACGACTCCCGCGGCAAATCGTCCTGGTCATGCTTGTGCGGCGGATAGCTCGACCAATGTCCTGCGGGCGTAAAGACCTCCACGACGAGCAGGCTGTCCGCCTCCTTCTGCTCCGGCAAAATATTATGGATATGCCGCTCCATGCTGCCTGAACCGCGCGTCTCTACGCCGACATCTTCAGGCGCGATGACGCGGGCTGGGTACGTTCCCTTGCCAGGCGCTGAGCAGACGGCCAATTCCAGCGCCGTCTCTGCCTGAACGGAGTAGCGGTCATCATTCGGCACATAGACAGAGAAGGGAGGGATGCGATCGAAGACGCTCATGCGATGGCCAAGCGTGCCGAACGATTGCTTGGCGGTCTCGATCTTCGCCTTACCGCTCAACAGAACGAGGCAGACCTCACGGTCGTTCGTTGCCCGTTCCAAGACCTCGCCCGGGCGCAAGGAATATACTTCGAAGCCGACATACTCCCAGCCGGCGGAATCCGGCGTGACGGATAAAATTTGGCCGTGCTCGTCTCTCGGTACAGGTGCCACAATTAATTTTGACATGAAAGAATCTCCTCCCGAGCCAATAGTAGAAATGCATAAGGCGGATTGATGGGACAGAAAACCCTGGCTGCTCAGCGGAACTCAGCCGGAAGGTCCTATCCTGGCTTGCTGTTACCGCCCGTGCACAGATACGGATTCATGTTCCAGCTTGACGGGGCGTCCGCTGTGCAGCGACTCTTTCGCCGCGCGGGCGATTCGCTCCGCCTGCAGTCCGTCGTTCGCGTCGCACGCGATAGGCCGATCGTCAAGAACGGCGCGAACGAATTCTTCGACCTCGCGAATATAGGCTTGTGTATACCGCTCCAAAAAGAAATATAACGGCTTGTCCATATGCACCCCGTCCGCCGTAGAGACTAGCGCGGTGGATGCGCGGTCATTGTCCGTCGTGACGCTGCCCGCTGAACCGAACGCTTCCAGACGCTGATCGTAACCGTAAACGGCCTTGCGGCTGTTCTCAATGATGCCGAGGGCGCCGTTCGCGAAGCGGAGACTGACGATGGCGGTATCGATATCGCCCAATTCGCCGATGCGCGGATCGATCAGATTGGCCCCTTGGGCATACACCTCGATCACTTCGCTCTGCATGACATAGCGCGCCATGTCGAAATCGTGAATCGTCATGTCCATGAACAAGCCGCCTGATGTGGCAATATATTCGGCCGATGGCGGCTCCGGATCGCGGGACGTGATGCGCAGCAGATGTGGGGTCCCGATCTTGCCCGTTTGCACGATATCACGCGCTTTTTGGAAATTATGGTCAAAACGGCGGTTGAACCCAACCTGCATCTTCACGCCTGCTGCTTTCACCGCAGCCACAGCCTGCTCCGTAGTGTTCACGGAGAAGCTGACCGGCTTCTCGCAGAAAATATGCTTGCCCGCTTGGGCTGCCTCCTCAATGATCGCGGCGTGCGTGCTCGTAGGCGAGCAAATGAACACGGCCTGAATGTCCGGATCATTCAGCAAATCGCGGTAATCGCTTGTCACCACCGGAATTCCAAGCCCGGAAGCCCAAGCGTCCAGTCCTTCAATGCATACGTCCGATATGGCGCGAACTTGCGCATCGCGCATCTGTTGAATATGGCCGGCGTGCAGCTTGCCGATGCGCCCGGCACCGATGATTCCCACTTGAAGCATGAATATCCCCGCTTTCTCGGTAGCATAAAATCTAGGTAAAGCAAGGGAAAGCGCTTAACTCACAATCAACTATACGCGATAAATAAAGCGTTATCAAGGTGAAAATCTTTAGGAGTGCGATAAAGCCGCGTCAATACTCAATCTAACGCGCTATATTTTCAATATGATAAAAGGAGACATTGTGAAAAAAAGAACTTAAAATTTGCAGAAAAAAGCGTTTACATCGCCGAAAAGGTGTGACTATAATTAGCCGTAAGGTAAGCGCTTAACTCAAATGCATGGATGCAGTAATTACATCATCGCGTTGCTTCAGCCTGCCTGCCATGGCTTGAAGCAGACCGCACGGAGGTGCTGACTGGGCATGAATGCATTGGTATTTCCAGCGAATCGCCCGTTTGATCTGATTGCGATCGGGAGATTGTGCATTGATCTGAATGCGAACGAGATTCATCGGCCAATGGAGGAGACGAGGACATTCACGAAATACGTCGGGGGATCTCCGGCCAATATTGCGATTGGCGCGGCCCGTCTCGGGATGAAGAGCGGCTTCATCGGCAAGCTGGCCGATGACCAAATGGGCCGTTACATCGAGCAGTATTTAAAAGAGAAATCGATAGATACGTCACAGCTGTCTGTAGACAAGACGGGCGCCGTGACTGGCCTGACTTTTACGGAAATCAAAAGTCCAACCGACTGCAGCATTCTTATGTACCGGGACAATGCGGCCGATCTGCTGCTGAAGCCGGAGGAAGTGTCGGAGTCGTATATTAAGCAGACGAAGGCGCTGCTTGTGTCGGGAACTGCGCTGGCCGCCAGCCCGTCGCGCGAGGCGGTGTTTGTCGCTTTGGACTTTGCGCGCAAGCATGGGGTATTCGTGTTCTTTGATTTGGATTACCGTCCGTACACGTGGAAAAACACGGCCGAGACGTCGATCTACTACCAGCTCGCGGCCGAGAAGTGCGATTTTATTATCGGCACTCGTGAAGAGTTCGACATGATGGAGAAGTTCGCTGGCCATCAGGCGGATGATCGGCTGACGGCGGAGAAATGGTTCGGGCATCATGCGCAAGTGGTGCTCATCAAGCATGGGGGAGACGGCTCAATCGCTTACACGAAGGAGGGCGGATCCTATAAAGGCGGCATTTTCAAGACGAAGGTGCTGAAAACGTTCGGTGCCGGCGATTCCTACGCGTCCGCCATGATTTACGGCTTGATGCAGGGATGGGAACTGCCGCGAGCGATGGAATACGGCAGCGCGTCGGCGGCCATCGTCATATCCCGCCACAGCTGCTC contains the following coding sequences:
- the iolG gene encoding inositol 2-dehydrogenase, coding for MLQVGIIGAGRIGKLHAGHIQQMRDAQVRAISDVCIEGLDAWASGLGIPVVTSDYRDLLNDPDIQAVFICSPTSTHAAIIEEAAQAGKHIFCEKPVSFSVNTTEQAVAAVKAAGVKMQVGFNRRFDHNFQKARDIVQTGKIGTPHLLRITSRDPEPPSAEYIATSGGLFMDMTIHDFDMARYVMQSEVIEVYAQGANLIDPRIGELGDIDTAIVSLRFANGALGIIENSRKAVYGYDQRLEAFGSAGSVTTDNDRASTALVSTADGVHMDKPLYFFLERYTQAYIREVEEFVRAVLDDRPIACDANDGLQAERIARAAKESLHSGRPVKLEHESVSVHGR
- the iolB gene encoding 5-deoxy-glucuronate isomerase → MSKLIVAPVPRDEHGQILSVTPDSAGWEYVGFEVYSLRPGEVLERATNDREVCLVLLSGKAKIETAKQSFGTLGHRMSVFDRIPPFSVYVPNDDRYSVQAETALELAVCSAPGKGTYPARVIAPEDVGVETRGSGSMERHIHNILPEQKEADSLLVVEVFTPAGHWSSYPPHKHDQDDLPRESYLEETYYHEVNPAQGFVMQRVYNDDRTLDENMAVPHRHVVLVPEGYHPVSAPPGYDSYYLNVMAGPKRTWKFHNDPAHEWLFAK
- the iolC gene encoding 5-dehydro-2-deoxygluconokinase; translated protein: MNALVFPANRPFDLIAIGRLCIDLNANEIHRPMEETRTFTKYVGGSPANIAIGAARLGMKSGFIGKLADDQMGRYIEQYLKEKSIDTSQLSVDKTGAVTGLTFTEIKSPTDCSILMYRDNAADLLLKPEEVSESYIKQTKALLVSGTALAASPSREAVFVALDFARKHGVFVFFDLDYRPYTWKNTAETSIYYQLAAEKCDFIIGTREEFDMMEKFAGHQADDRLTAEKWFGHHAQVVLIKHGGDGSIAYTKEGGSYKGGIFKTKVLKTFGAGDSYASAMIYGLMQGWELPRAMEYGSASAAIVISRHSCSEAMPTVEELNAFIDSAERT